One genomic segment of Sorex araneus isolate mSorAra2 chromosome X, mSorAra2.pri, whole genome shotgun sequence includes these proteins:
- the LOC129399964 gene encoding RNA polymerase II subunit A C-terminal domain phosphatase SSU72-like isoform X2 — protein sequence MAASPTTPLRVAVVCSNNQNRSMEAHHMLSKRGFCVRSFGTGSRVRLPGLSPDKPNVYDFKATYEQMYLDLARQDRDFYTQNGILRMLDRNRRLKPRPERFQSCPDAFDVIVTCEERVYDLVVQDLSGREQETYQPVHVINVNIRDTLKQATLGAFLICELCQCIQRLEDVERDMDSLLRELTKKTGKAFQHTVCFY from the coding sequence atGGCCGCCTCGCCGACGACGCCCCTGCGGGTGGCGGTCGTGTGCTCCAACAACCAGAACCGGAGCATGGAGGCGCACCACATGCTGAGCAAGCGCGGCTTCTGCGTGCGCTCCTTCGGCACCGGCAGCCGCGTGCGGCTGCCCGGGCTCAGCCCCGACAAGCCCAACGTGTACGACTTCAAGGCCACCTACGAGCAGATGTACCTGGACCTCGCGCGCCAGGACCGCGACTTCTACACGCAGAACGGCATCCTGCGCATGCTCGACCGCAACCGGCGCCTCAAGCCGCGGCCCGAGCGCTTCCAGAGCTGCCCCGACGCCTTCGACGTCATCGTCACCTGTGAGGAGCGCGTGTATGACCTCGTCGTGCAAGACCTGAGCGGCCGCGAGCAGGAGACGTACCAGCCGGTGCATGTGATCAACGTCAACATCCGCGACACGCTCAAGCAGGCCACCCTGGGCGCCTTCCTCATCTGCGAGCTGTGCCAGTGCATCCAGCGCCTGGAGGACGTGGAGCGCGACATGGACAGCCTCCTGCGCGAGCTCACCAAGAAGACGGGCAAGGCGTTCCAGCACACCGTCTGCTTCTACTga